The following coding sequences are from one uncultured Desulfobacter sp. window:
- a CDS encoding DUF1302 family protein: MSKALLAIVSLIMLFAQVLLPAPRPLMAMETEFSGFLETRHNAQVKSPNDILASETLARLELTACQGNFTAFGAVNLSANHLLEDESGISLHEGYLDYVLNNITIRAGRQIIIWGQADGIRIVDNVSPLDYTENITRDFDEMRMAVDALNLKYASGWGDLQLLWIPVYNSGEQPSKDSPWYLGGYGNNTLLPKDEPDDPFKDSELALRYTLYLSGMDLAFSYFYTWNDFPCYQRSGTALEPVYDRMHILGAEFSKPWGEFVFRTEAAYFAGSLVQGYARDYFTTEKDRVKWLTGLDWYPGNDWTLSWQYAQSHILDSGAGLTESDCTKTITLSVSKDLFREKLTLSAFGYMDIDKKDGLVRLTAEYEFIDNLEVFLGTDIFAGDREGSYGRYKDNTQVWTKIKYHF, from the coding sequence GTGAGCAAGGCTCTTTTAGCCATTGTCAGCCTGATCATGCTGTTTGCGCAGGTTTTATTACCTGCCCCCCGGCCTTTGATGGCCATGGAGACTGAATTTTCAGGTTTCCTGGAGACCCGGCACAACGCCCAGGTTAAATCGCCCAACGATATTCTGGCTTCGGAAACCCTGGCCCGGCTGGAACTGACCGCCTGCCAGGGAAACTTTACAGCCTTTGGGGCGGTCAATCTGTCGGCCAACCATCTCCTGGAAGATGAGTCGGGGATAAGCCTGCACGAGGGTTATCTGGACTATGTCCTGAACAACATAACCATCCGGGCAGGCCGTCAGATCATCATCTGGGGCCAGGCAGACGGTATCCGGATTGTGGATAATGTATCGCCCCTGGACTACACAGAAAACATCACCCGGGACTTTGACGAAATGCGCATGGCCGTGGACGCCCTGAATCTCAAGTATGCCTCCGGATGGGGAGATCTTCAGCTCTTATGGATCCCTGTTTATAATTCCGGGGAACAGCCATCAAAGGACAGCCCCTGGTATCTTGGCGGCTATGGGAACAACACATTGCTGCCCAAGGACGAACCGGATGACCCGTTTAAAGACAGTGAACTGGCATTACGATATACCCTGTACCTGTCCGGCATGGATCTGGCTTTTTCCTATTTTTACACCTGGAATGACTTTCCCTGTTACCAGCGGTCCGGCACGGCCCTGGAACCGGTATACGACCGGATGCATATCCTGGGCGCGGAGTTCTCAAAACCCTGGGGCGAGTTTGTTTTTAGGACTGAGGCGGCTTATTTTGCGGGCAGTCTGGTCCAGGGATATGCCCGCGATTACTTTACCACGGAAAAGGACCGGGTCAAATGGCTCACCGGCCTGGACTGGTATCCCGGAAACGACTGGACCCTGTCCTGGCAATACGCCCAAAGCCATATCCTGGATTCCGGGGCAGGCCTTACCGAAAGCGATTGTACCAAGACCATTACACTCAGCGTTTCAAAGGATCTGTTCAGGGAAAAACTGACTCTGTCGGCTTTCGGATATATGGACATTGACAAAAAGGACGGCCTGGTCCGGCTCACGGCAGAATACGAATTCATCGACAACCTGGAAGTCTTTTTAGGAACCGACATCTTTGCCGGGGACCGGGAAGGGTCCTATGGCCGGTATAAAGACAACACCCAGGTCTGGACGAAAATAAAATACCATTTTTAA
- a CDS encoding MMPL family transporter — protein sequence MININKINQLFERFGSWIIRLRYLVVAVFILALVFGFAGLKRIQTDAGWDKWLLDTSKLKMAEDEFKEIFGNNDYVGVLVESDQMFNPETLTLIRTLGKELKTQVPFADDVLSITDCEFSLGHEGGIEIITPVPDPIPRDNTTLADIRRQILDKKMLNGKLISADGRFSWIILRLTPYPEGWRSKDNKAADMVVGEVAASIIRQDKYSSLNPKSSGMPIIAHDKTAFYKHEMSRTMGLSLIVSLVVLSIALRSVKGIAMTIIVTAGSVILTFGILGWIGKPIDVAMIMMPLYLGIAVSIGYSIHIFSFFKRHFIKTGKRKESVRLAVKETGWPILFTALTTVGALSSFHFVDVKPVRWIGSSTSLLVSIVFLMVVIMIPALLSFGKDQDVKRVRLHSNALLENLMAKLANLVLARPVPIMIIFILGVLTTAAGLRYFEVNFDVRKNAGLKVPYVNRLDQVCKSPLGALYSYNVVVEFPNEDMAREPDNLKKLDLLEQEALSFPLTKKVTSITEIIKDMNQVLHDGDSRFFGIPDSREMVAQIMLLYENAGGREAEKWIDYEYRRLRMTIDLKDYNTVEVYRELNQITQKAHALFPGANVTLAGSVAQFTVMQDIVSKGQLTSFLIAICVITGLMVLVFGNLKIGLIAMIPNITPALAVGGLMGWMRVPLDLMTITIMPMLLGLAVDDTIHFINHAKLAFEQKRDYADAIRHTFSAIGIPLLFTSLILTANFSVYLSSPAKVLFYLGIFTGTGIMTALLTDYFVTPVLLRTLKAFGPETIADRETQPQVHLNKEVTQ from the coding sequence ATGATTAACATTAATAAAATCAATCAGCTATTTGAACGGTTCGGCAGTTGGATCATCCGGCTGCGCTATTTAGTAGTAGCCGTGTTTATTCTGGCCCTGGTGTTCGGGTTTGCCGGGCTAAAAAGGATTCAAACCGATGCGGGCTGGGATAAATGGCTTCTGGACACCTCAAAGCTGAAAATGGCCGAGGATGAATTTAAGGAAATTTTCGGCAACAACGACTATGTGGGGGTATTGGTTGAATCGGACCAGATGTTCAATCCGGAGACCCTGACCCTGATACGGACCTTGGGCAAAGAGCTGAAAACCCAGGTACCCTTTGCCGATGACGTTCTGTCCATCACAGACTGCGAATTTTCCCTGGGTCATGAAGGCGGAATTGAAATTATCACACCGGTACCCGACCCCATCCCCCGGGACAACACCACCCTTGCAGATATCCGGCGGCAGATTCTGGACAAAAAAATGCTCAACGGCAAATTGATTTCAGCCGACGGGCGGTTCTCATGGATTATTTTGAGGTTGACCCCCTACCCCGAAGGCTGGCGAAGCAAGGACAACAAAGCTGCGGATATGGTGGTCGGAGAAGTCGCGGCCTCCATCATCCGCCAGGACAAGTATTCGTCCTTGAATCCAAAATCGTCGGGTATGCCGATTATTGCCCATGACAAAACCGCATTTTATAAACACGAGATGTCCCGGACCATGGGGCTGTCCCTGATTGTTTCCCTTGTGGTGCTGTCAATTGCATTGCGGTCCGTAAAAGGCATCGCCATGACGATTATCGTCACCGCCGGATCTGTGATCCTGACTTTTGGTATTCTGGGCTGGATCGGTAAACCCATTGATGTGGCCATGATCATGATGCCCTTATATCTTGGCATTGCCGTATCCATCGGGTACTCCATTCATATTTTTTCATTTTTCAAGCGCCACTTTATTAAAACCGGAAAAAGAAAAGAGTCGGTCCGTCTGGCCGTCAAAGAGACGGGCTGGCCTATTTTGTTCACGGCCCTGACCACGGTGGGGGCGCTTTCTTCCTTTCACTTTGTGGATGTCAAGCCGGTGCGCTGGATCGGATCATCCACCTCTTTGCTGGTCTCCATTGTTTTTCTCATGGTGGTCATTATGATCCCTGCCCTGCTCTCCTTTGGAAAGGACCAGGATGTAAAAAGAGTCCGGTTGCACTCCAATGCTCTGCTGGAAAACCTGATGGCAAAACTGGCCAATCTGGTTCTGGCCCGGCCGGTCCCCATTATGATCATATTTATTCTGGGCGTCCTGACAACAGCGGCAGGGCTGCGCTATTTTGAGGTCAACTTTGATGTCCGCAAAAATGCAGGACTTAAGGTGCCTTACGTAAACCGGTTGGATCAGGTATGCAAATCACCTTTGGGCGCCTTGTACTCTTATAACGTGGTGGTGGAATTCCCCAACGAGGACATGGCCCGGGAACCGGACAACTTAAAAAAGCTGGATCTGCTGGAACAAGAGGCATTAAGCTTTCCTTTAACCAAAAAGGTTACATCCATTACCGAAATCATCAAGGATATGAACCAGGTGCTTCACGATGGTGATTCCCGTTTTTTCGGTATTCCTGACAGCCGGGAGATGGTGGCCCAGATCATGCTGCTCTATGAAAATGCCGGTGGCCGGGAAGCGGAAAAATGGATTGATTACGAATACCGGCGCCTGCGTATGACTATCGACCTGAAGGACTACAACACGGTTGAGGTATACCGGGAACTGAACCAAATCACCCAAAAAGCCCACGCGCTCTTTCCCGGGGCAAACGTGACCCTGGCCGGTTCCGTGGCCCAGTTTACGGTGATGCAGGATATTGTTTCCAAGGGCCAGCTCACCTCCTTTCTCATCGCCATCTGTGTGATAACGGGACTAATGGTCCTGGTTTTCGGCAACCTTAAAATCGGCTTGATCGCCATGATTCCCAACATCACCCCAGCCTTGGCCGTGGGTGGGCTCATGGGGTGGATGCGGGTGCCCCTGGACCTGATGACCATCACGATTATGCCCATGCTGTTGGGGCTTGCCGTGGACGATACCATCCATTTTATCAACCATGCCAAGCTGGCCTTTGAACAAAAGCGAGACTATGCCGACGCCATCCGCCACACCTTCAGCGCCATCGGGATTCCGCTTTTGTTTACGTCCCTGATCCTGACGGCCAATTTCAGCGTGTACTTAAGTTCTCCGGCCAAGGTTTTGTTTTATTTAGGCATTTTCACAGGCACAGGCATCATGACCGCCCTGTTGACCGATTATTTTGTCACCCCGGTCCTGCTCAGAACGCTGAAGGCATTTGGCCCGGAAACCATTGCCGACCGGGAAACACAACCCCAAGTCCATTTAAATAAGGAGGTGACCCAATGA
- a CDS encoding DUF4198 domain-containing protein: protein MLRKLKLTGLALALTALCTGTVYAHSLWVNINESFAHPPGHVITSLGWGHAMPLDDFLMSEAGAIEIEKYSLVGPDNSITPIPLPVIKQENVTTSKTGMAIVPGDLGLRKISLTDKTMPGTYQVTAESKATYFTGYVDANGKHKMTTKPMDEIKGAKSFDFSTRYKAVGKSYFGIERWTQPKLMGYELEILPETDMSDVKAGDLVKFTVTLNGKPLTCDMKGMNYLHMTSNTFGGPDQYMLTAYIMEGKAQIRVPTPGAWMASVTVKKEVTKDNDLKNLVKKCQSIYYGATVSFSAKPQ from the coding sequence ATGTTACGAAAATTAAAGCTCACCGGTCTAGCCCTTGCCCTGACAGCACTTTGCACAGGTACCGTTTATGCGCACTCATTGTGGGTCAACATCAACGAATCCTTTGCCCATCCCCCGGGACATGTCATCACCAGCCTTGGATGGGGACATGCCATGCCTTTGGATGACTTCCTGATGTCCGAAGCCGGTGCCATTGAAATTGAAAAATACAGCCTGGTGGGTCCGGATAATTCCATCACCCCCATTCCCTTGCCTGTCATCAAACAGGAAAACGTAACCACCTCCAAAACCGGAATGGCCATTGTACCCGGAGATCTGGGGTTAAGAAAAATATCTCTGACGGATAAGACCATGCCCGGGACCTACCAGGTAACCGCCGAATCCAAGGCCACCTATTTTACCGGGTATGTGGATGCCAACGGCAAACACAAAATGACCACCAAACCCATGGACGAGATAAAGGGAGCAAAATCCTTTGATTTCAGCACCCGGTATAAAGCAGTTGGTAAATCCTATTTCGGCATTGAACGCTGGACCCAGCCCAAACTCATGGGGTATGAACTTGAAATCCTGCCCGAAACCGACATGAGTGACGTCAAGGCAGGGGACCTGGTCAAATTTACAGTCACACTCAATGGCAAACCATTGACCTGCGATATGAAGGGTATGAACTACCTGCACATGACTTCCAACACCTTCGGCGGTCCGGATCAATACATGCTCACGGCATATATCATGGAGGGCAAAGCCCAGATCCGGGTACCCACCCCCGGTGCCTGGATGGCCTCGGTCACGGTGAAAAAAGAGGTGACCAAGGATAATGACCTTAAAAATCTGGTCAAAAAGTGCCAGTCTATCTATTACGGGGCCACCGTATCATTTTCGGCTAAGCCCCAATAA
- a CDS encoding class I SAM-dependent methyltransferase, translated as MEHSLSGIPETLLVALWARAAETRMPEPLIRDEKAVEMVGQIDYDFTRFEKGGKLTQTGVAVRTQILDTALLKYLSIHPDAVVINLGAGLDTRHARLDCRHHDWYEIDLPESIALRRHFFKETESYRFIEKSIFDLSWMQDVNVNDRPVLFLAEGLLMYFEESIVKKFFKDLANTFPRGRMLFETLPPVMVGKSKHHSSLNKMDSRAEFKWGLKDPRVLEAWHPAIRLMDTWNYSDHCKRRWGIYGVIARLPFVRPNLACRIVYLSF; from the coding sequence ATGGAACATTCTCTTTCAGGCATCCCCGAAACCTTATTGGTTGCATTATGGGCCAGGGCTGCCGAGACGCGTATGCCCGAACCCCTGATCAGGGATGAAAAGGCCGTGGAAATGGTCGGGCAGATTGATTATGATTTCACCCGGTTTGAGAAAGGGGGCAAACTGACCCAGACCGGTGTGGCAGTCCGCACCCAAATTTTGGATACAGCCCTTTTAAAATATTTGAGCATCCACCCGGATGCGGTGGTGATTAATTTAGGCGCAGGGCTGGATACCCGCCATGCCCGTCTGGATTGCCGGCACCATGATTGGTATGAAATTGATTTGCCCGAGTCCATCGCTCTGAGGCGGCACTTTTTTAAAGAAACCGAATCCTATCGTTTTATTGAAAAATCCATATTTGATCTGTCGTGGATGCAGGACGTCAATGTGAATGACCGCCCGGTCCTCTTTTTGGCCGAAGGCCTGTTGATGTACTTTGAAGAGTCCATTGTAAAAAAATTTTTTAAAGATCTGGCCAACACATTCCCCCGGGGCCGGATGTTGTTTGAAACCCTGCCGCCGGTCATGGTCGGCAAAAGCAAGCATCATAGTTCATTAAATAAAATGGACTCCCGGGCAGAGTTCAAATGGGGCCTGAAAGATCCCCGGGTGCTTGAGGCTTGGCATCCGGCAATCCGTTTGATGGACACCTGGAACTATAGCGACCATTGTAAGCGCCGCTGGGGAATTTACGGCGTAATTGCAAGACTCCCATTTGTTCGCCCGAACCTGGCCTGCAGGATTGTTTATCTCTCTTTTTAG
- a CDS encoding IS110 family transposase: protein MTKRSKNSTLIQIVHPICCGLDVHKDKISACLITVDANGKEQHEIREFSSFTQDLQKMKTWLIKNSCPVVAMESTGVYWHPVYNTIEATMEVVLVNARHIKNVPGRKTDICDSKWLAGLLRHGLVKGSFIPPEQVREWRELSRLRKIYTESLADYKRRVHKLFITANIKIDSVVSDLFGLTGLNLIDLLCKNDEVTLEKVQECTKGSLKKKIPELYLSLHGYFKDHHRFQLIGMMEAIEMFQKQIEQINVRLEILTRDHENLLERLDEVPGIDKKSAQSVLGEVGVTLNEFKSMVAFVAWAGLCPGNNESAGKRKSGRNAVRNHPFKTILVQIAWAAIKTKGSYYKAKYYKLKARRGAKKAIVAIAHRIAKAIYNIIKNGDRYRDLGEEYLSKPNKQRMLKNLAKKADELGMKLVPCEG, encoded by the coding sequence ATGACCAAGAGATCAAAAAATAGCACATTAATCCAAATCGTTCACCCAATTTGTTGTGGTTTGGATGTTCACAAAGACAAAATTTCGGCCTGTTTAATCACTGTTGATGCTAATGGGAAAGAACAGCATGAGATTCGAGAGTTTTCATCATTTACTCAAGATTTGCAAAAAATGAAAACGTGGTTGATTAAAAATAGCTGTCCTGTAGTGGCAATGGAAAGTACCGGGGTATATTGGCATCCGGTTTATAACACCATCGAAGCTACGATGGAGGTCGTTTTGGTTAATGCCAGGCATATTAAAAATGTTCCCGGCAGGAAAACAGACATTTGTGACAGTAAATGGCTTGCCGGGCTGCTTCGTCATGGGTTGGTAAAAGGGAGTTTTATCCCTCCCGAACAGGTCCGTGAATGGCGAGAATTAAGCCGATTGAGAAAGATATATACAGAATCTCTCGCTGATTATAAGCGACGTGTTCATAAACTATTTATCACGGCAAATATTAAAATTGATTCGGTCGTTTCTGATTTGTTCGGGCTTACCGGTTTGAATCTCATTGATTTGTTATGCAAAAACGATGAAGTGACCTTGGAGAAAGTTCAGGAATGCACAAAAGGAAGTCTTAAAAAGAAAATTCCTGAATTGTACCTAAGCCTCCATGGATATTTTAAAGATCATCATCGATTCCAACTGATTGGCATGATGGAGGCCATTGAGATGTTTCAAAAACAGATTGAACAGATTAATGTCAGATTGGAAATACTTACCCGTGACCACGAAAATTTACTGGAAAGACTAGATGAAGTTCCCGGAATCGATAAAAAATCAGCACAATCTGTTCTTGGAGAAGTCGGGGTCACACTGAATGAGTTTAAAAGCATGGTCGCTTTTGTTGCATGGGCCGGATTGTGCCCTGGCAACAATGAAAGCGCAGGTAAAAGGAAAAGTGGCAGGAACGCGGTTCGAAATCATCCATTCAAAACGATTTTAGTCCAGATCGCCTGGGCCGCGATCAAGACGAAGGGTTCATATTACAAAGCCAAGTATTATAAGCTCAAAGCCAGACGAGGTGCCAAAAAAGCGATTGTTGCCATAGCCCATAGAATTGCAAAAGCCATTTACAACATCATCAAGAATGGAGACAGATATAGAGACCTCGGAGAAGAATACTTAAGCAAGCCCAACAAACAAAGGATGTTGAAAAATTTGGCAAAAAAGGCTGATGAATTAGGGATGAAACTTGTTCCTTGTGAAGGTTAA
- a CDS encoding TonB-dependent receptor: MKTFQTAVVFFLILIAVNQSLAGSDQSEISLDTITVTANKQEENIQDVPMSITAFDTFALEDKNITSVGDLTDYVPNLLLTDSGISTYARPVMRGILNQVGSDVSTAMFIDGIPVLSGSGFGDPLQDIERVEVLRGPQGTLYGKNAVAGAINIITRQPDNDFRGKFSVDVGEDYKKEVSLNLSGPIVQDKLFFGLSGQYYNKDGWIKNGYTGDDENDLIYWYGKGQLRWTPADNLDIRFIFSQQEYDNGGNSMGLSQDGAAALGLTASGDREVYSDLDAYGEPRISAQALKVSYDFDNTLNITSITTHRLYDGDSATDYDYNPVDLMHATSEGKEDKISQELRLASSTEKMSWVAGIYYDKDDNITDLTYGSLAIERDLGGEAYALFGQLRYALTSQIGITGGLRYETQDKEMQDHTTGYSFDDTWDDIAPKFSVDYAISEQVMGYATVAKGFRSGGFNAMSNDSAYDRYDSEALWSYEIGAKSQFLGNRLIVNGALFYMDIDDMQVRESLGDGRNYTTNAGTATSYGAELEVLAKITPQFTMTANIGYTNVEFDEYEDASGDYSNNKPPNVPEYTFAIGCQYRPGNGFYANVDWAGIGKTYLERTNTYERDAYQLINAKIGYEAEDWDIYLYGKNIFDEDYSKKDATYVYYSDPREIGVKLTYRL, translated from the coding sequence ATGAAAACTTTTCAAACGGCGGTTGTATTTTTTTTGATCTTGATTGCCGTAAATCAATCCCTAGCAGGTAGTGATCAATCCGAAATATCATTGGATACAATCACTGTAACTGCCAACAAGCAGGAAGAAAATATTCAGGATGTTCCCATGAGTATCACAGCCTTTGATACATTTGCACTTGAAGACAAAAATATCACTTCTGTTGGTGATTTGACCGATTATGTTCCCAATCTATTACTTACGGATTCAGGCATTTCAACTTACGCAAGACCTGTCATGAGGGGGATTTTGAATCAAGTCGGATCAGATGTTTCAACTGCCATGTTCATTGACGGCATCCCGGTCTTATCAGGTTCCGGATTTGGGGATCCCCTGCAAGATATTGAACGGGTGGAAGTGTTACGCGGTCCCCAGGGAACGTTGTACGGAAAAAATGCCGTAGCAGGTGCTATCAATATTATTACCCGCCAACCGGATAATGATTTTCGAGGAAAGTTTTCGGTTGATGTTGGAGAGGATTATAAAAAAGAAGTATCTTTGAACCTGAGCGGGCCGATTGTTCAGGACAAACTTTTCTTTGGGCTGTCTGGCCAATATTACAACAAAGACGGTTGGATTAAAAATGGGTACACAGGTGATGATGAAAACGATCTGATATATTGGTACGGAAAAGGCCAGCTTAGATGGACCCCGGCAGACAACCTTGATATTCGCTTTATTTTTTCCCAGCAAGAATATGACAACGGCGGCAACTCCATGGGGTTGAGTCAGGATGGTGCCGCCGCTTTGGGGTTGACTGCTTCCGGCGACAGAGAAGTATATTCTGATCTTGACGCCTATGGTGAACCGAGAATCTCCGCTCAAGCCTTAAAGGTTAGTTACGATTTTGATAATACATTAAATATAACCTCAATCACCACCCACCGTCTTTATGATGGTGATAGTGCTACGGATTATGACTATAATCCCGTTGACCTAATGCATGCTACAAGTGAGGGTAAAGAAGATAAAATTTCCCAGGAGCTCAGGTTGGCATCAAGTACTGAGAAGATGAGTTGGGTGGCCGGTATATATTATGATAAAGACGATAATATAACAGACCTGACATATGGTTCTTTAGCAATCGAGCGGGATCTTGGGGGCGAAGCCTACGCCCTTTTTGGCCAACTTCGTTACGCATTAACGTCCCAAATTGGCATAACTGGTGGGCTTCGTTATGAAACACAGGACAAAGAGATGCAAGATCATACTACGGGCTATTCTTTTGATGACACCTGGGATGACATTGCACCTAAATTCAGTGTGGATTATGCCATATCGGAACAGGTAATGGGATACGCTACGGTTGCTAAAGGTTTCCGATCGGGTGGTTTCAATGCGATGAGTAACGATTCAGCATATGACCGCTATGACAGTGAAGCGCTGTGGTCCTATGAAATAGGCGCTAAAAGTCAATTCCTTGGAAATAGACTGATCGTAAACGGCGCACTCTTTTACATGGATATAGATGATATGCAGGTGCGTGAATCCCTCGGCGATGGGAGAAATTACACAACCAATGCTGGTACGGCGACCTCCTATGGCGCAGAACTGGAAGTCCTGGCAAAAATCACCCCACAATTCACCATGACGGCGAACATTGGCTATACGAATGTAGAATTCGATGAATATGAGGACGCCTCAGGTGACTACAGCAATAACAAGCCCCCTAATGTCCCGGAATATACATTCGCCATAGGGTGCCAATATCGACCGGGAAACGGCTTTTATGCAAACGTTGATTGGGCCGGTATTGGAAAAACGTATTTAGAAAGGACAAATACCTATGAAAGAGATGCCTATCAACTGATTAACGCCAAAATTGGGTATGAAGCTGAAGATTGGGATATTTATCTCTATGGTAAAAACATCTTTGATGAAGATTACTCAAAAAAAGACGCGACTTACGTATACTATAGTGATCCGCGTGAAATAGGCGTAAAATTAACCTATCGACTCTAA
- a CDS encoding AraC family transcriptional regulator: MERRAPIIIPAKNYYAPCLNLNIFLEKKDGYETFWNWSNHLNGISKGFVYQLKCQPGLILAISKQYPSTAVSISFEEEEKTNFVRLLFFLGEGSHLQHHMKGGKTTYCANHGYLTYGHNLRSELIHCPAKSFCVIGILMEPWFIKRFSQGVAGEFARTIEGMLAIQKQGDFFCYPVFMNPSINICIHEILGCTYIDARRHLFLGSKALELMRFGFDQFSPDKGLGTSCFNLETCSRDFVHKARDIMISDIKNPPSLTELSRMVGVNRTTLSQKFRKIYGVTIFNFLRNFRLEKSKRLLQAGNLSVTEVAFEVGYAQQRTFSKEFKKYFGDTPSDYLR, from the coding sequence ATGGAAAGACGTGCTCCTATCATTATTCCAGCCAAAAACTATTATGCACCATGCCTTAACCTAAATATTTTTTTAGAAAAAAAAGACGGGTATGAAACATTCTGGAATTGGTCCAACCACTTGAACGGCATCAGCAAGGGGTTTGTATATCAACTTAAGTGTCAGCCCGGCTTGATTTTGGCAATCTCAAAGCAGTATCCCTCCACCGCTGTCAGCATCTCTTTTGAAGAAGAGGAGAAAACAAATTTTGTACGTCTTCTTTTTTTTCTTGGTGAAGGATCTCATCTCCAGCACCATATGAAAGGGGGAAAAACCACTTATTGTGCAAATCATGGGTATTTAACCTATGGACATAACTTAAGAAGCGAACTGATCCATTGCCCTGCAAAATCCTTTTGTGTCATTGGAATTTTAATGGAGCCGTGGTTTATAAAACGTTTTTCCCAAGGTGTAGCAGGGGAATTTGCCCGAACGATAGAAGGCATGCTGGCTATCCAAAAACAAGGTGACTTTTTTTGCTACCCTGTGTTCATGAACCCTTCTATCAATATTTGTATTCATGAAATCCTCGGATGTACTTATATTGATGCCCGCAGGCATCTCTTTTTGGGAAGTAAGGCATTGGAACTGATGAGGTTCGGGTTTGACCAATTCAGTCCTGATAAGGGTCTGGGCACCTCCTGCTTTAACTTGGAAACATGTTCCAGGGATTTCGTTCACAAAGCCAGGGACATAATGATCTCCGATATTAAAAACCCACCCTCCCTTACAGAACTTTCCAGGATGGTAGGGGTAAATAGGACCACGTTAAGTCAGAAATTTCGTAAGATTTATGGTGTTACGATCTTTAACTTTCTTCGCAATTTCAGGCTGGAAAAATCCAAACGCCTGCTGCAAGCCGGGAACCTAAGCGTGACAGAAGTTGCTTTTGAAGTGGGATACGCCCAGCAAAGGACGTTCTCAAAAGAATTTAAAAAGTATTTTGGTGATACACCAAGCGATTACTTGAGGTGA
- a CDS encoding AraC family transcriptional regulator has translation MEDSIHIELLDPSQRCKVVRERPSAHGLDTSFESRWPMADGYLKKIRLKPGLDIYVMDWSPGIGFTMNAAVRHAGFGFKFFISGKMKYQNSAVNGDMFMAAGLNRFAFFPASGGSGQCMSKDRVKVVIISMAPSLFLSLFQDARSRLLSALPVPALNKAFFHISPNTPAMETAALDIFNCTFHGSLKKVFLEGKALELAACQLHGLIPSRQPARLSGQERDKVQAAREILVRHIDAPPTFLALAGMVGMPHNRLSMGFHAMYGATPFALLRDLRLEKSRTLLKSQTGNVTQVAMDVGYASLSHFAKAFKKKYGISPKQYQLNKGA, from the coding sequence ATGGAAGACAGTATACATATTGAATTATTGGACCCAAGCCAACGATGCAAGGTCGTCAGAGAAAGGCCCAGCGCCCATGGACTGGATACATCCTTTGAATCCCGCTGGCCAATGGCAGACGGTTATCTGAAGAAAATCCGCCTGAAACCCGGACTTGACATTTATGTTATGGATTGGAGTCCCGGCATCGGATTCACCATGAATGCCGCGGTCCGGCATGCCGGGTTCGGGTTCAAGTTCTTTATCTCGGGAAAAATGAAATATCAAAACTCTGCCGTTAACGGGGATATGTTCATGGCCGCAGGACTTAACCGTTTTGCGTTTTTCCCTGCTTCCGGGGGATCCGGCCAATGCATGTCAAAGGACAGGGTTAAAGTCGTTATCATTTCCATGGCCCCATCCCTTTTCCTTTCTCTATTTCAGGATGCCCGTTCCAGGTTGCTTTCGGCACTGCCCGTTCCGGCATTGAACAAAGCGTTTTTCCATATCAGCCCCAATACCCCGGCCATGGAAACCGCAGCCCTGGATATATTTAACTGTACCTTTCACGGAAGCCTGAAAAAAGTTTTCCTGGAGGGCAAGGCCTTGGAACTTGCCGCCTGCCAGCTCCACGGGCTTATCCCGTCCCGGCAGCCCGCCCGGCTTTCCGGGCAGGAGCGTGATAAAGTCCAGGCGGCCAGAGAAATCCTTGTCCGGCATATTGATGCGCCGCCCACTTTCCTGGCCCTTGCCGGGATGGTGGGGATGCCCCACAACCGTCTTTCCATGGGTTTCCACGCCATGTACGGGGCCACGCCCTTTGCCCTGCTCAGGGATCTGAGGCTGGAAAAATCCCGTACCCTTCTCAAATCGCAAACCGGAAATGTCACCCAGGTGGCCATGGATGTGGGCTATGCATCCCTAAGCCACTTTGCCAAAGCCTTTAAGAAAAAGTACGGCATTTCACCCAAGCAGTACCAGCTCAACAAAGGGGCCTGA